Proteins encoded in a region of the Podarcis muralis chromosome 2, rPodMur119.hap1.1, whole genome shotgun sequence genome:
- the CPNE9 gene encoding copine-9: MASPGDLESAPSRVPATKVELTVSCRNLLDMDTFSKSDPVVILYIQGTADKEWREFGRTEVIDNTLNPEFVRKFVLDYYFEEKQNLRFDVYNVDSKTSNLPKSGFLGQAYIALGEVIGSQRGRLERPLTGVPGKKCGTIVLFAEELSNCRDIITMQLCANKLDKKDFFGKSDPFLVFYRSNEDGTFTICHKTEVVKNNLNPVWQPFSIPVRALCNGDYDRTVKIDVFDWDRDGSHDFIGEFATSYRELSRAQNQFTVYEVSNPRKKCKKKKYVNSGTVTLLSFAVQSEYTFVDYIRGGTQLNFTVAIDFTASNGIPSQPTSLHYMSPYQLSSYAMALKAVGEIIQDYDSDKLFPAYGFGAKVPPDGKVSHQFPLNHNPDNPSCEGIEGVLESYFHSLRTVQLYGPTNFAPVINQVARLAAQETDGSQYYVLLIITDGVISDMLQTKEAIVSASSLPMSIIIVGVGPADFLAMEELDGDEVRVSSRGRYAERDIVQFVPFRDYVDHSGNHVLSMARLAKDVLAEIPEQLLSYMKTRDIKPLSASPQ; this comes from the exons TTGTGATTCTTTACATCCAAGGAACGGCGGACAAGGAATGGAGAGAG TTTGGTCGTACGGAGGTGATCGACAACACGCTGAACCCAGAGTTTGTCCGGAAATTTGTGCTTGACTATTACTTTGAGGAGAAGCAGAACCTTCGTTTTGATGT CTACAATGTGGACTCCAAGACTAGCAACCTTCCCAAAAGC GGCTTCCTAGGACAGGCCTACATAGCCCTGGGCGAGGTCATCGGCTCCCAAAGGGGTCGCCTGGAGCGGCCCCTCAC gGGGGTTCCAGGCAAGAAGTGCGGCACAATTGTGCTGTTCGCCGAGGAACTCAGCAATTGTCGG GACATTATCACCATGCAGCTGTGTGCGAACAAACTGGACAAGAAGGATTTCTTTGGCAAATCCGACCCCTTCCTTGTCTTCTACCGCAGCAACGAGGATGGCAC GTTCACCATCTGCCACAAGACGGAGGTCGTGAAGAACAACCTGAATCCCGTGTGGCAGCCATTTTCCATCCCTGTGCGGGCCCTGTGCAATGGGGACTATGACAG GACGGTGAAGATTGACGTCTTTGACTGGGACCGGGATGGCAG CCATGATTTTATCGGGGAGTTTGCCACAAGCTACAGAGAGCTCTCTCGGGCCCAGAACCAGTTCACCGTCTATGAG GTTTCTAATCCTAGGAAGAAatgcaagaagaaaaaatacGTTAACTCTGGGACA GTAACGCTGCTGTCCTTCGCAGTGCAGTCGGAATACACCTTTGTCGACTACATTCGAGGCGG GACACAGCTGAATTTCACCGTCGCCATTGATTTCACCGCCTCCAACG ggattccctcccagcccaccTCCCTCCATTACATGAGCCCCTACCAGCTCAGCTCGTATGCCATGGCTCTGAAGGCCGTTGGAGAAATCATCCAGGACTACGACAGCGACAAACTTTTCCCTGCCTACGGCTTCGGAGCCAAAGTCCCGCCGGACGGCAAGGTGTCCCACCAGTTCCCTTTG AATCACAACCCAGACAACCCCAGCTGCGAGGGCATCGAGGGAGTGCTGGAATCTTATTTCCACAGCTTACGCACAGTGCAGCTATACGGACCCACCAACTTTGCACCAGTCATCAACCAGGTGGCACG gtTGGCGGCCCAGGAGACCGACGGGTCCCAATATTACGTCCTGCTCATCATCACGGACGGAGTCATCTCTGACATGCTGCAAACCAAGGAAGCCATAGTCAGC GCCTCGTCTTTGCCAATGTCTATCATCATCGTGGGAGTAGGACCGGCTGATTTTCTGG CTATGGAAGAGCTGGACGGAGATGAAGTGCGAGTCTCCTCCAGGGGGCGCTATGCTGAGAGAGACATTGTGCAG TTTGTGCCATTCCGGGATTACGTGGACCATTCTGGGAACCACGTCTTGAGCATGGCACGCCTGGCAAAGGACGTCCTGGCAGAAATCCCCGAGCAGCTCCTCTCCTACATGAAGACCCGCGACATCAAGCCCCTTTCTGCTAGTCCGCAGTAG